Proteins from a genomic interval of Equus quagga isolate Etosha38 chromosome 13, UCLA_HA_Equagga_1.0, whole genome shotgun sequence:
- the LOC124250942 gene encoding LOW QUALITY PROTEIN: olfactory receptor 10J5 (The sequence of the model RefSeq protein was modified relative to this genomic sequence to represent the inferred CDS: inserted 2 bases in 1 codon) translates to MQRKNFTGVTEFVFLGFSMFGKHQITLFVVFLTIYILTLAGNIIIVAIICIDRHLHTPMYFFLSMLASSETVYTLVVVPRMLSSLIFHNQPISLAGCATQMFFFVILATNNCFLLTVMGYDRYVAICKPVRYTVIMNKRMSAQLVCGSFGTGLVMAVXSMFNLPFCGTVVNHFFCDIYPVMKLSCIDTTINEIINYGVSSFVILVPVGLISISYFLIISSILKTASAKGWKKTFATCASHLPVVIVHYGCASIAYLKPKSENSIEKDLLLSVTYIIITPLLNPVVYSLRNKEVKDAIQRAMGKSIS, encoded by the exons ATGCAGAGAAAAAACTTCACAGGAGTTACAGAATTCGTTTTCCTGGGATTCTCTATGTTTGGAAAGCACCAGATAACCCTCTTTGTGGTTTTCCTAACCATCTACATTTTAACACTGGCTGGTAACATCATCATTGTGGCTATCATCTGCATCGACCGTCAtctccacactcccatgtacttcttcctgagCATGCTAGCTAGTTCAGAAACAGTGTACACCCTGGTCGTTGTCCCACGAATGCTTTCCAGTCTCATTTTCCATAACCAGCCCATCTCTTTGGCAGGCTGTGCAACCCAGATGTTCTTTTTTGTCATCTTGGCCACTAATAATTGCTTCTTGCTCACAGTGATGGGCTATGACCGCTacgtggccatctgcaagcccgTGAGGTACACAGTCATCATGAACAAAAGAATGAGTGCTCAGTTGGTATGTGGGTCCTTTGGCACTGGTCTGGTTATGGCAGT CTCCATGTTTAATTTGCCCTtctgtggcacagtggtgaaccacttcttctgtgacattTACCCAGTCATGAAACTTTCTTGCATTGATACCACTATCAATGAGATAATCAATTATGGTGTAAGTTCATTTGTGATTCTTGTGCCTGTGGGCCTCATCTCCATCTCCTACTTTCTCATTATCTCCTCTATCCTTAAGACTGCCTCTGCCAAGGGCTGGAAGAAGACCTTTgccacctgtgcctcccaccttCCTGTGGTCATTGTCCACTATGGCTGTGCTTCCATTGCCTACCTGAAGCCCAAATCagaaaactcaatagaaaaagacCTTCTTCTCTCTGTGACTTACATTATCATTACTCCCCTGCTGAATCCTGTTGTTTATAGTCTAAGGAACAAGGAGGTCAAGGATGCCATACAGAGAGCTATGGGCAAAAGCATTTCTTAA